GCATGATCGCCGGGAGCTGTGCCTGCTCTACATCCAGCCACCATCATCGTCGGCAACCTGGTTGAGGACCCCGAGCTCCGCTTCACCCAAAACGGCATCGCCGTGACCAACCTGCGCGTGGCCGTTACCCAAAGGGTCCAGCAGGACGGCCAGTGGCGCGACGGCGACACCAGCTTCTTCAAGGTGAATGTGTGGCGCGGCCAGGCCGAGAATCTCGCCGAGTCCCTGGGCAAGGGGGACCGGGTCATGGTCACCGGCCGGCTCCGCCAGCGCAGCTGGGAGACCCCCGAGGGCGACAAGCGGTCGGTCACCGAGCTGGAAGCCGACGAGGTCGGCGCCTCGCTGAAGTGGGCCACGGCCAAGGTCGAGCGGACCAGCCAGCGCGGCAACGGCGGCCGTACCCAAGGCCGGGAGCGGCAGGCCGAACGCGGCGGCGACTTCAACGATGCTCCGCCGTTCTAAAGATCCCCAACCCCGCGGCGCCCCCGTCCAACGGGGGCGCCGCGCTATCAATGGCAGTGAGCCTGGCGACGCCGCTGCACTGTGGCAGCGCAAATGAGCTTGTCCTGGCCGGCGCCGCCGACCGGATCGAGCTGGCCGCACGCACCGACGGGTCGGCCTCGAACGAGACGGCCCGCAGGACGGGGGCAAGGGGGTAGTGGCCATGCCACAGCCGCCCCGTCGGGCCGAGCTGGAGGCGGCCGCGGTACTGCTTGGAGTCGACTACGAACACCCCACCGGGACCGATCACCAAATGATCAATGTTGGCTGCCGAGCCCGGGACGGCCAGGTCGTGCAGGACCGCCCAGCCGTGCCGCTCCAGCAGCTTGAGCAGTGCGGCGGGGCGTCGCACCCCTGCCGCCCCGCGCCGCCAGGCGATGGCGTCGGGGCTGGGCCGGAACCGCAATGCCCAGCCGGCAACTATGGCCGCCAGCCCGCCCAGGAGCAAGCCCATCCTGGGCTGGATGAGCATGCCGAGCAGCCCGCCGGCAGTGCCGATGCCAAGGCTGGCGGCCGCCCGCCAGGGCAGGGTCCGAGTCCACGCTGCCCACTCCGTCGCCCGCAGCTGTCGCCACCGCGCCTGGGCGGAGCCGCCTGGGCGGCCTACGCTGGCCCGGACCCGCACCGCCACCACCGGCCGACCGGCGCTGGTGCCGGCCAATAGCTCCTCGGAGTCCTCATTCAGGTGGGCGAGGATGGCCTGGAGGTCGGCCTGGCTGAGTGCCGCACCGATCCGCTGGGCCGGTCCTCGTCCTCGAAGGGCCATGGTCGAGAGGTGGCCATCGGGGTGCTCCTTCCTGCTGGTGCTAGCCGGCAGCCCGCTCGGGACCTTGCCGGCCACGCTGCTGGCGCGCTCGCGGCTGGGTGGTGGACTCGCTGGTCGGCTGGATGTCGCGGGTACGGTCGGCGGCACGCTGCTTGACATGAACCCGCTCGATGGTCATATGGGCCCGTTGCCGGTCGGTTCGCTGGAAGGGTCTTGGGGGTCACGGCCAAGGGCCCGATCTGGGTCGGTGATCTGGTAGGTGTGCCGGTAGTGCTCGATCTGGGCGGCGGCTTGGCGCCAGGCCCGCCGATCCCGGGTCGACTCGGGCACCGGGCCGAGCGCTTCCAGCACATAGCCAGGGCAGTCGGCTTGGACCGCCACCCCAGTGGCGCGCCGCTGCCAGGCCAGCGTCCGCATCACCTGCCGATACTGCGGACCGAGGTGAGCGTTGGCCTCCAGCCAGCCGTCGCGGCGGTGCTGGTGCTGGCGCAGCTCCCGCTCCCGATCATGGACCCGGTCGGCCTGCTGGGTGGCCACCGCCAGCCCACCCAGCAGC
This genomic window from Actinomycetota bacterium contains:
- a CDS encoding nuclease-related domain-containing protein codes for the protein MALRGRGPAQRIGAALSQADLQAILAHLNEDSEELLAGTSAGRPVVAVRVRASVGRPGGSAQARWRQLRATEWAAWTRTLPWRAAASLGIGTAGGLLGMLIQPRMGLLLGGLAAIVAGWALRFRPSPDAIAWRRGAAGVRRPAALLKLLERHGWAVLHDLAVPGSAANIDHLVIGPGGVFVVDSKQYRGRLQLGPTGRLWHGHYPLAPVLRAVSFEADPSVRAASSIRSAAPARTSSFALPQCSGVARLTAIDSAAPPLDGGAAGLGIFRTAEHR
- the ssb gene encoding single-stranded DNA-binding protein; translated protein: MPALHPATIIVGNLVEDPELRFTQNGIAVTNLRVAVTQRVQQDGQWRDGDTSFFKVNVWRGQAENLAESLGKGDRVMVTGRLRQRSWETPEGDKRSVTELEADEVGASLKWATAKVERTSQRGNGGRTQGRERQAERGGDFNDAPPF